In Helianthus annuus cultivar XRQ/B chromosome 3, HanXRQr2.0-SUNRISE, whole genome shotgun sequence, a single window of DNA contains:
- the LOC110930069 gene encoding tyrosine-protein kinase receptor TYRO3: MESFVNEFKHLKIQFEDIIRATNTFDDLQIIGRGGFGKVYSGQLSHFKGRSMVAIKRLDRIYGQGDVEFWKEITILNRFKHENLITLLGFCNEGDQMILVYEHASKESLDRHLSSTNFTWRQRLKTCIGAARGLSFLHDAPAGTNERIIHRDIKSANILLDANWNAKVSDMGLSKIAPANQQRTGLVTDRAGTIGYCDPSYMETYCLTKESDVYSFGVVLFEVLCGRLCFKYSNGQTQVFVPTWKKSYEQNNLQQIIFDYLKQQIDPTSLKTYADIAFKCLQKSPKKRPTMPDVVKELETALEYQELYEGVKLTEDFKRMLPTAADNLNYGSESELKMLLLKGILTNNGNTWLSCNKNGDHCETLSIAACLTSTSRESHYINLPIYTERFTAGCYEPRGAEFKTHVKTQFLSPKITYTVNLVFKRMNSEEQYIGLEYKLEGEKEKSYSFVSDKREGGWLTVELYQLSTDQGAVDLKIVFYTKHCDNLLIEGIEFQPLEKVDTETRPAEDGRQCLMLPAKVVLDENEWNWVFDPRFGQVADCIAKKIGINCEFSSEKLSPQTTYAAYLVYRLPHNYKDINPPVQVVDKNSGSGEEYNIFLRTPQTPVIRGNDKIKGAYNPSIRPMIKGLPKNRSDGWMEVQVHEFITPASIRMITTRLQLSSYDMSLAGITVQGLEFRPI; the protein is encoded by the exons ATGGAGTCTTTCGTTAATGAGTTCAAACATCTTAAAATCCAGTTTGAAGATATAATTCGTGCCACCAACACCTTTGATGACCTTCAAATCATCGGGCGTGGTGGTTTTGGCAAGGTGTACAGTGGACAACTGTCTCATTTTAAGGGGCGTAGCATGGTTGCTATCAAGCGTCTTGATCGAATATATGGCCAAGGTGACGTAGAGTTCTGGAAGGAGATCACGATACTAAACCGTTTCAAGCATGAAAATCTCATCACTCTCCTTGGATTCTGTAACGAGGGTGATCAAATGATCCTTGTATACGAGCACGCATCTAAAGAAAGCCTTGACCGTCATTTAAGTTCCACTAATTTCACGTGGAGACAACGACTCAAGACATGCATTGGTGCTGCAAGGGGATTAAGTTTCCTACATGATGCACCGGCGGGCACTAACGAAAGAATTATCCACCGAGATATAAAGAGTGCCAACATCCTACTCGATGCAAATTGGAATGCGAAAGTTTCTGACATGGGACTGTCAAAGATAGCACCTGCTAATCAGCAGCGCACGGGGCTTGTCACCGACCGTGCTGGGACCATTGGGTATTGTGATCCATCGTATATGGAGACTTACTGCCTAACGAAAGAGTCGGACGTTTACTCTTTTGGCGTGGTATTATTCGAAGTGTTATGCGGAAGATTATGCTTTAAATACAGCAACGGTCAAACTCAGGTTTTCGTGCCTACGTGGAAAAAAAGTTACGAACAGAATAACCTACAACAGATTATATTCGATTATCTGAAGCAACAGATAGATCCAACATCATTGAAAACATATGCGGACATCGCATTTAAATGTCTGCAGAAATCTCCGAAAAAACGGCCAACGATGCCAGATGTCGTGAAAGAACTTGAGACTGCTCTCGAATATCAGGAGCTTTATGAAGGAGTGAAACTGACAGAGGACTTCAAAAGGATGCTTCCGACTGCTGCAGATAATCTGAACTACGGATCCGAAAGTGAACTGAAGATGCTTCTCCTTAAAGGGATCCTCACTAACAATGGCAATACG TGGTTATCGTGTAATAAGAACGGAGATCACTGTGAAACGCTATCTATAGCAGCATGTTTAACTTCAACTTCAAGAGAATCTCATTATATAAACTTGCCTATATATACCGAAAG ATTTACAGCGGGCTGCTATGAACCACGTGGAGCAGAATTCAAAACACATGTCAAAACTCAATTCTTGTCACCAAAAATCACATACACTGTAAACCTTGTGTTCAAAAGGATGAATAGTGAAGAACAGTATATAGGGCTCGAATACAAGTTAGAAGGGGAGAAAGAAAAGTCTTATTCGTTCGTATCAGATAAGAGAGAAGGTGGATGGTTGACGGTCGAACTGTATCAGCTTAGTACCGACCAGGGAGCCGTTGATCTAAAAATTGTGTTTTACACTAAGCACTGTGATAATTTACTAATAGAAGGCATCGAGTTTCAGCCCCTGGAGAAA GTAGACACAGAGACACGTCCAGCTGAAGATGGGAGGCAATGTCTTATGCTGCCAGCAAAAGTGGTTTTGGATGAAAACGAATGGAACTGGGTCTTTGATCCAAG ATTTGGACAAGTGGCTGATTGTATTGCAAAAAAAATTGGTATTAACTGCGAATTCAGTTCCGAAAAGCTGTCACCTCAGACAACATACGCAGCTTACCTTGTCTACAGATTACCTCATAATTATAAAGATATCAACCCTCCTGTGCAAGTGGTTGATAAAAACTCAGGTTCAGGCGAAGAATACAATATCTTTTTACGTACTCCACAAACCCCAGTTATCAGAGGGAATGATAAGATCAAAGGAGCCTACAACCCATCGATTAGACCCATGATAAAAGGCCTACCGAAGAACAGGAGTGATGGTTGGATGGAAGTACAAGTACATGAATTTATAACACCTGCTAGCATACGCATGATTACCACGCGTCTTCAACTCTCCAGTTACGACATGTCGCTTGCAGGGATTACTGTGCAAGGCCTTGAGTTCAGACCCATATAG